Part of the Labrenzia sp. PHM005 genome is shown below.
GATATGGCGGCATCATCACAGAGTGCGAACCGTCGACCTCCAGCCGCGAAGCGGTCTTTGCCGAAGTTGAAAAGAAAACCGGTGCGGAATTCGTTCACCCCTACAACGATCACCGGGTGATCGCTGGGCAGGGCACGTGTTCCAAGGAGTTGATGGAACAGACCGACGGCCTGGATGCTGTGATTGCGCCGATAGGCGGCGGCGGCATGGTATCGGGCACCTGCCTGACGCTGTCCAACCTGGCGCCGGAAGTGAAAATCTACGCAGCGGAACCGGAACAGGCGGATGATGCAGCTCGCAGTTTCCGCGCTGGCCACATCATTGCCGATGATGCGCCAAATACGGTGGCGGATGGCTTGAAAGTTCCGCTCAAGGATCTGACCTGGCACTTCGTGTCCAATCACGTCACGGATATTCTGACTGCTTCGGAACAGGAAATCATTGATGCGATGCGTCTGATCTGGGCGCGGATGAAGATCGTCATGGAACCGTCTTCCGCAGTCCCGTTGGCCACCATTTTAAAGAACAAAGACGTTTTCGCAGGTAAGCGCGTTGGGGTGATTATCACCGGCGGCAACGTTGATTTGAACAAACTTCCCTGGACCGTTTAAGTCCCTTTCGGAGATAACTCTTATGAACGCACACACTGGATTTGAAAAACTCGAAGTCGGTTACGATGTTCCGGCCCTCCCGGGCATGGATGCTGCTGACATTCAAACACCGTGCCTGGTGCTCGATCTTGACGCGCTGGAGCGCAACATCAAAAAAATGGGCGATTACGCCAAGGCCCATGGCATGCGCCACCGGGTTCACGGCAAGATGCACAAGTCCGTTGACGTTGCCAAATTGCAGGAACGTTTGGGCGGTGCGGTTGGCGTTTGCTGCCAAAAGGTCAGTGAAGCGGAAGTCTTTGCCCGCGGCGGCATCAAGGACGTTCTGGTATCCAACCAGGTGCGCGACCCGGCCAAGATCAAACGCCTAGCCCAGCTGCCTAAGCTCGGCGCCCGTACCATTGTCTGTGTCGATGACATCGACAATGTTGCCGAATTGTCTGCTGCTGCAACTGAAGCGGGCACGACGCTGGAAATCTTCATCGAGATCGACTGCGGCGCAGGCCGCTGCGGTGTCACGAAAACGGAAGATGTTGTTGCCATCGCGAAGGCCGTTGACGCTGCCTCGAACCTGAAGTTCACCGGCATTCAGGCTTATCAGGGCGCCATGCAGCACCTCGATACATATGAAGCGCGCAAAGAAAAACTCGATATCGCAATCGCGATGGTCAAGGACGCGGTTGAAGGCTTGAAGGCCGAAGGACTGGAGCCTGAGCTGGTCTCTGGCGGCGGCACGGGGTCTTACTATTTTGAATCCAACTCTGGCGTTTATAACGAGCTGCAGTGCGGGTCCTATGCGTTCATGGATGCTGACTATGGCCGGATCCTCGATAAGGACGGCAAGCGGATCGACCAGGGAGAGTGGGAAAACGCGTTTTTCATCCTGACCCAAGTGATGAGCCACGCAAAAGCGGACAAGGCGATCTGTGATGCCGGTTTGAAAGCCCAGTCCGTCGATAGCGGTCTGCCGTTCATCTATGGCCGCGACGATGTTGAATACGTCAAATGCTCTGATGAGCATGGCGTCATCGCCGACCCGCAAGGCGTTCTGAAAGTTGGTGAGAAGCTGAAGCTGGTTCCGGGGCACTGTGATCCGACCGCCAACGTTCACGACTGGTACGTCGGCGTGCGCGGCGGCAAAGTAGAGACAGTCTGGCCGGTGTCTGCCCGCGGCAAGGCTTACTGATCCACTGTCTAAACCGTTTTCAGGCTAGGCTCGGAAGGGCTTAGCCTTTTTTTCTGGAGAACCAAATGATCATCGTTCCTGAAAAGGAAATTGCTGGGCTACTCGGCCGCGCAGAAGCCTTTGATGCGGTTGAGAGCGTCTTTGCCGCCATGTCGAGCGGGGCCGCCTATAATTTCCCGGTCATTCGCGAAGCCATCGGGCATGCCGATGCGCTCTATGGCTTTAAATCCGGTTTTGACCGCTCATCCCTGGCGCTGGGCCTGAAATCCGGCGGGTATTGGCCGGGCAATGCCGACAAGGGCCTAACCAACCACCAATCAACGGTGTTTTTGTTTGATGCGGACACCGGCAAGGCCAAAGCAGTAGTTGGCGGCAATCTGCTGACGGCTCTGCGCACGGCGGCCGCCTCTGCGGTCTCCATCAAACACCTGGCCCGCAAGGACGCCAACGTTCTGGGCATGATCGGTGCTGGTCATCAATCCGCGTTTCAGATGCGGGCCGCTGTTGAACAGCGCTCCTTTGAAAAGGTGATTGGCTGGAACCTGCATCCGGAAATGCTGTCCCGTCTTGAAGAGACCGCATCTGAGCTTGGTTTGCCGTTCGAAGCTGTGGAACTGGATCAATTGGGTGCGGATGCAGATGTGATCATTTCCATCACGTCGAGCTTTGACCCGATTCTCAAAGCTGCTCAGGTGACCCCGGGAACGCATATTGCCTGCATGGGCACCGACACCAAAGGCAAGCAGGAAGTCGAAGCGGAGCTGGTTGCCAAGGCCACCGTGTTCACCGATGAGGTTGCCCAGTCCTCCACCATCGGCGAATGCCAGCATGCTATTGCAAGCGGGCTGATATCCGAAAGCGATATCAACGAAATCGGGGCGGTCATTAACGGCACACATGCCGGGCGGACTTTGGACGATGAAATCACGCTGTTCGACGGCACCGGCGTTGGTCTTCAGGACTTGGCCGTTGCTTCAGCGGTTGTCGACCTTGCAGTCGAAAAAGGCGTCGCGATCAACGTCGATTTCTAACAGCATTCTGCCAAAGCAATATCCAAGAACCTTGCCTAGGGCCGGCGGAAACGCTGGCCCTCTTTTTTGTTTTTCACAGGCACTTTTTCAGCTTTTCGACTACCGCGCAGGAAACAGACCAATCATGGGGTTGCTGCCCCTGAAATCGATCCGGACCCTATTGATCAGGATAGTATGGTGCTGTTTGTAGGTCCCGGCTCGGAGCCGGGACGGCAATAAAGAGTTCTTCGGTCCTCAAACAAAAAAACAGCGCAACCCGCCGCTTTTATGCGTCTTTTACGCTCGTGCGCTGTTTTAATGAACTGGTGTTTGACGCTTTTGCTGTGCCGCCCCGGACTTGATCCGGGGCCGATGTCAACGATCTGTGCTAATGCGGTTCAGCTGGGGGTTTAGCCGGTTTCTCTGAAATGTTGAGTGCCCAAAAGAAAAGGGCCGCTGCAGCGGCCCCAATCGATTTCGTAGATGTCAAACCGTCGGATTATTCCGCTGGCAATGATCCCTTGCCATGGCCGGCCATGCCACCGGAGACTTCTTCCGTCGCTTCTTCGGATAGTTCATCCGGAAGGATCAGGTTCAGAATGATGGCGATCGCAGCAGCCGGCAGAAGCCCGGTCGTCAGCAGGATCCGGGCTGTATCCGGCATATGCTGCAGTGCGCCTGGATCCAGTTTAAGGCCCAGTCCGATTGTCAGGGAAATCGCGAAGATCACCATGTTACGGCGGTTCCAGTTTACATCTGAGAGCATTGACACGCCCGCGGCGACAACCATTCCGAACATGACGATGACACCGCCGCCAAGAACCTCAATCGGGACGGTGCGGATCAAGCCGCCGACCTTGGGAACAAGGCCGCAGATGATCAGGAAGATGGCCCCGCAAGTCACCACATGCCGGCTCATGACGCCGGTCATGGCGATCAAGCCGACGTTCTGGCTGAAGGAGGTGTTCGGAAACGCGCCGAACAGACCTGCTACCGTACTACCCAGACCGTCAGCGTAGGTCGCACCGGAAATCTCCTCATCCGTTGCGTCGCGGCCTGCGCCGCCTTTTGTAATCCCGGTTACGTCGCCCACGGTTTCGATCGCCGAGACAAAGCCCATGAGACAGAAGCCGATGACCGCAGCTGCAGAGATTTCAAATCCGTACTTGAACGGCTGCGGCAGGGCAAATGCGCTGGCGTTGGACCAGGACGAGGCAATGGTGTCGAAAGTCAGCATCCCGGTCATCAGGGCATAGATGTAACCGGCAATCAGGCCCAGCAGGACTGCAGAGACTGACAGCATGCCTCTGGCATAGAACTTCAGCCCAAGTGTGACGAAGATGACGACCAGCGCTGCCGACCAGTTGAGCAAAGAGCCGTATTCCGGTGTGCCAATAGCAGGGACGCCACCCGCGGAATACTGGATGCCGACTTTGACCAGCGACAGACCGATCATTGTAACGACCAATCCGGTGACAAGCGGCGGCAGGGCAAAGCGGATCTTGCCGATAAATAGACCCAATAGTGCATGGAACATGCCGCCGATGATAACCCCGCCAAAGACTGCGGCGAGCCCGTCAACGCCTTTGCCGGCGACAAGCGGAATCATGATTGGCAGGAACGCAAAGGACGTGCCCTGAACAATCGGCAGCCCAGCGCCGACCGGGCCGAGCGTGATGGTTTGAAGCAGTGTCGCCACACCGGCAAACAGCATCGACATCTGGATCAGGTAAAGAAGTTCCGGGAAGTCAGGTGAATTCGATCCGAAACCAAAACCGGCGGCGCCCGCCACAATTATTGCGGGTGTTACGTTAGATACGAACATGGCCAGGACATGTTGAATTCCAAGTGGAATCGCCTTGGTTAAGGGTGGCGTATAATTGGGATCGCGCAGCTGCTCTGGCGTTCCAATAGATGCGTTGCTCATATTCACTCCTCTGAGGGTCAAGTGACCGTCCTTGCCTCGTTTGATGGGCAATGATCGGCCTGATGTGGCGGGCTTACCTGGTTTGGCTGAGCTGCCACATGATTGAATCCCGGCGCTCCCGGAGCCGGAAATCGGGATTTATTGGGCTTGGTGCCTTAACCCCGGAACTTGCCAGAAACGGTTGTTTCTCTGCGATGGCTGGTCCGGTTTTTTTTGTTCGTGGTGATGGGGATGTTGTTTTGTCAGCGTGAAGACTGAAGGCAGCCATGCTGACGTGGCCAGTTGCTCTGTAATAGGCAGCTGGGACCTGAAGTCTCAGTCCGGAATTTGTCTCCGGGATTTCAGGCATTTTATTGATCCGTCTAACAATTGCTGTCAGCTTTTCTTATAAAGCAAAATAATCTACGTATTTTCCGGTAATTTCTGAAAGTGCTTTCGGATAACCGCAGGTGTCTTTCAAAGCACGCGGGCCGCATTATTTGCAAAACGGATTTTTCAGGAGCGCCAGATGGCTGGATACCTTACGACCCATGTTCTCGACACCGCCCAGGGCTGCCCGGGCAAGGGCATCAAAATCGACCTTTATAAGATCACTGCAGCAGAACGGGTTTTTATCCGCAGTCTGGTGACCAATGATGATGGGCGAACGGACAGTCATATCCTTCCGGCAGACGAGTTCAAGACCGGTACCTATGAACTCGAATTCCATGTTGGCGCCTATTTTGATGCTGCTGGTATTGATCTGCCGGAGCCGAAGTTTTTGGACGTAGTGCCGCTGCGTTTTGGCATGTCGGAAGAGGCGCACTATCATGTGCCGCTGTTGGTTTCGCCGTTCAGTTACTCGACCTACCGCGGCAGCTGAGCGGTACTTGGGCTCTGACCGACTGATTGGTCAGAGCCGTGTTTTTTCATCATGGGTCAACTAGCACCGGGCCCTATGTCGGCATGTTTGATGATGAAGTCGACAAAATGCCGGATCTTCGGATCCTGCAGCCTCCGATGCGGATAAAGGCATCCGAAAATGGTTGGCGGCGGCGGTGTCTCGGTCAGAATTTCGACCAAGTCTCCATTGCGCAGATGTTCAGCAACATCAAACCGGGGTTTGTTGACGATGCCGTAGCCATTGAGCGCCCAATCGGTCAGAACATCGCTGTGATCGGCATCGTATTTTCCGGATACCTGGAGTTTCTTCGGTCCGTCCGCTGTCTGCAAAACCCAAAAATATTCTGGCGAATGCGGATAACGCAGGAGCAGACAGTTGTGCTGCTCGCTCAACAGATCGTCAGGCGTCTGCGGTGTGCCGTGTTTTTTGAGGTAGTCGGGCGCAGCACAGACCACGCGCGGACAATCGGCGATTTTTCTTAGCTTGAGATTGGAATCCTCCGGTGTGCCGATGAAAAAGGCGACATCCAGGCCATCAGATAGAATGTCGACTTTGCGGTCAGAGAGCCGCATGTGGACTTCCGTCGCCGGGAACTGCTCGACGAACTTTGGCACCAGTGGCGAGATAATGCGCCGGCCGGCACCCAGCGGTGCGGTGACTCGCAGAACCCCCCGCGGCATGTCGGAGAAACTCGCAACTGCCGCCTCCGCATCGTCGATGGACTGCAGCGCTTTGAGCGCGTGTTCGTAAAAAACTTTGCCGACTTCGGTTGGAGTCAAAGAACGGGTGGTCCGGTTGAACAGCCGTGCGCCAAGATGCTTTTCCAGCTCCTTGATGCGCTTGCTGGCGACAGCAGGTGTCATTCTAAGGTCACGGCCACCAGCAGTGATGCTGCCAAGTTCCACCACACGTGTGAATACACGCAGGCTTTCCAGATAGGCCATGATCAGTCTCCGTTGCTCGGTTTCTCATTGTTATTGCACGTGTTTGGCATTTGTTCCCAATTGGGGACTAGCCGCCTTTATGCAGAGTATCGCACGGGTATTTTCAATGATCTGTTGAAAGAATTTCCGGATTCGCCTGATTTTTCGCAAGACTGCGTAGAAGTACGGTCCTTGGTGAGATGAGAGCACTTGAGGACGTGATGAACCAGCGCAATGAAATTCGGTTTCTATTGAACGGCCGTGATGTGGCGGTCCGCGATGTTGAAGCTGATGCCACACTACTCGACTTTCTGAGATTGGAACGCCGCCTGACTGGAACGAAGGAAGGCTGCGCGGAAGGCGATTGCGGGGCGTGTACGGTTCTTGTTGGGCGGCTCCTTGACGGCCAGCTGATCTATGAAACCGTCAATGCTTGTATCCGGTTTGTGGCCTCGCTCGACGGCTGTCATGTGGTGACGATCGAACATCTGAAAGGGGAAGCAGGTCAGCTTCATCCGATCCAGCAGGCAATGGTCGATTTTCACGGCAGCCAATGCGGGTTCTGTACACCAGGGTTCATCATGTCGCTTTATGCGCTCTGGATGGGAAATCCGGAGCCGACGGAAACTCAAGTTGAAACGGCGATCCAGGGGAATCTCTGCCGCTGCACAGGTTACCAGCCAATCATTGCCGCGGCGATGGCAGCCAATCAATACGGAACGCCCGCCAAAGATTTTCTGAACGCCGAGCGTGAAGCAATTTCACAGCGTTTGGCAGATCTCAATGACGGCCTGCGGGTGGTCTGTGGCCCTGAAGATAACCGGGCGATTGTCCCAGCGAGCGTTGCAGACCTAGCGGACGTTTTGACAGAGTGGCCGCAGGCGACAATTGTTGCTGGGTCAACCGATGTTGGTCTTTGGGTCACCAAATTCATGCGACCGATTGGCCCGGCAGTTTTTATTGCGCATCTGGAAGAGTTGAAGTCTGTGACCCTCTCTGACACGGCGCTCGAAATCGGAGCAGGGGTTACCTACACCGAAGTCCAAGACAGCATCCGCTCCGCTTTCCCTCATCTGGAGGCGTATTGGGACCGGATCGCCGGTCAGCAGGTCCGCAACATGGGCACGATAGGCGGCAACATCGCCAATGGTTCGCCGATCGGCGACACACCACCGGTGTTGATTGCACTCGAAGCAGAAATCACACTTCGCAAAGGCAAGACACAGCGGACGCTGCCACTGGAAGATTTCTTCATTGAATACGGCAAACAAGACCGGGCGCCGGGGGAATTTGTCGAAGCAATCACAATTCCGCGTCCGAAAGCCAATCAGCGTCACGACGCTTACAAGATTTCCAAGCGCCGGGATGAGGATATTTCTTCGGTGGCCGCCGGTTTCAATGTCACGGTTGAAAATGGAATTGTCACCGCAGCCCGTTTGGCATTTGGCGGCATGGCCGGAACGCCGAAGAGGGCGGCTGCTGCCGAAGCAGTCTTGATCGGTCAGCCGTGGAATGCGGCAACATTTGCGGCTGCGGGCAAAGCGCTTGAGGTCGATTTCCAGCCACTTTCGGATTGGCGGGCATCTGCTCAATACCGGATCACCGTTGCGCGCAATCTGCTGCAGCGTTTCTTCCTTGCCCATGACGACCAGACCGCTGAGCCGGTTGATCTGCTGTCCGCCTGATGACGAGAAATCCATGAAACACGATAAAATCACAGAAGCAGCTCAGACCGTCAGCGGCGCCGTGCATACCAACCGCCGGCACGACAGCGCGGAAAAACACGTCACCGGTCGGGCAGAATATTGCGACGACATTGGTGAGCCACAAGGCACGCTACATGCTTACCTGGGTGTCTCGACCGTCGCCCATGGTCTTATCAAGTCGATGGATTTGGCAGCTGTTCTGGCTGCGCCAGGTGTAGTTGGTGTGTTGACTGCCGAAGATATTCCCGGCGTCAACGACATCAGCCCGACCGGCTTGAAGGATGAGCCGGTTTTCCCGACGGAAAAGACCGAATTTCATGGTCAGCCGCTGTTTGCGGTTGTCGCCGAAAGCCGGAATGCGGCCCGCCGCGCTGCTGAGTTGGCCGCCGTCGAATACGACGTGCTTCCGCACGCGCTGGATCCTGTCGAAGCACAAGAAGCTGGTCATCCATTTGTCACCGCTCCGTTGAAACTGGAGCGCGGTGAAGTTGACCCGGCGTTTGAAGCGGCTGAAAACCGGATCTCTGGGCAGATGCAGATCGGTGGTCAGGATCACATGTATCTGGAGGGGCAGATTGCCTTTGCTCTGCCCGGCGAGGATGACGACGTCATCGTGCATTGTTCGACCCAGCATCCGAGTGAGGCCCAGCATATGGTGGCCCATGTGTTGGGTGTGCCGTCGAATGCTGTCACGGTCAATGTCCGGCGCATGGGCGGCGGGTTCGGCGGTAAGGAAAGCCAGATGAACCTCTTTGCCGCCGTTGCTGCGGTGGCCGCAAAGAAGTGGAATTGCCCGGTCAAAATTCGGCCCGACCGCGACCAGGATATGACCGCGACCGGCAAACGCCATGACTTCGTCGTTGATTATGACGTTGCTTTTGATGAAGCCGGTCGCATTGAGGCTGTCGACGGTGTTTTTGCTGCGCGCTGCGGCTATTCTGCCGATCTCTCAGGACCTGTGACCGATCGGGCGCTGTTTCATGCAGACAATGCCTACTATTATCCGCATGTCCGCCTGCGCAGCCGGCCGATGAAAACCAACACGGTTTCGAATACGGCGTTTCGCGGGTTCGGAGGCCCTCAGGGCGTGGTTGCCGCCGAACGCATGATCGAAGAGATTGCCTATGCGCTTGGCAAGGACCCTCTCGAAGTCCGCAAGGCGAATTTCTATGGTGATGCGTCTGACGGCCGCAACCTGACCCCCTATCATCAGGAGGTTGAGGACAACATCCTGCCGCGCCTGATTGCTGAACTGGAGGAAAGCGCGGACTATCAAGCCCGCCGCGACGCGATCATCGAATTCAACAAGACGTCTACGATCATCAAAAAGGGCATTGCACTGACGCCGGTGAAATTCGGCATCTCCTTCACTGCAACCTGGTACAATCAGGCCGGTGCACTGATCCACATCTACAACGATGGCTCCATCCACCTGAACCATGGCGGAACAGAGATGGGGCAGGGGCTGAATACCAAAATTGCCCAAGTGGTGGCCGATGCTCTTCAGGTTGATTTTGAACGCATCAAGATCACCAAAACGACGACGGAGAAGGTCCCCAACACGTCGGCGACAGCAGCGTCTTCCGGAACGGACCTGAATGGCATGGCGGCACTGGATGCCGCAGAGCAACTGAAAACCCGTCTGGTGGCCTTTGCTGCTGAAGCTTGGGGTGTTGAACCGGAAACTATCATCTTCCGCAACAACGCCGTCCAAGTCGGCCAAGAGATCGTGTCCTTCGACGACCTTGTGCGCAAGGCCTATATGGCGCGGGTCCATCTGTCTGCTGCCGGCTTCTACAAGACCCCAAAGATTCACTGGGACCGGGCAGCTGGTAAAGGGCGTCCGTTCTATTACTACGCCTATGGTGCCTCCTGCTCGGAAGTCTCCATCGACACACTCACTGGTGAGTACCGGGTTGAGCGGACCGATATCCTGCATGATGTCGGTAGGTCGCTGAACCCGATCCTCGACAAGGGCCAGATTGAAGGCGCGTTCATCCAGGGCATGGGCTGGCTGACCACTGAGGAACTGTGGTGGGACAAAGCCGGACGTCTGCGGACCCACGCGCCGTCGACCTACAAGATTCCGCTCGCCTCAGACCGGCCGCGCACATTCAACGTCAACCTGGCCGATTGGTCGGAAAACCGTGAACTGACCATCAAGAGGTCGAAAGCCGTTGGCGAACCGCCGTTCATGCTCGGCGTGTCCGTTCTGGAAGCCCTGTCGATGGCGGTTGCCAGCGTTGCCGATTACCGGGAATGTCCGCGTCTGGACGCACCTGCAACGCCAGAGCGAGTGCTGCTCGCCGTTGAACGGCTAAAGTCGAAAGGATAGCATCATGACTGCGCTTTCTGCCCAGGCGGCCGCGTTTTTTGATGCAGAAAGCGCGATCATCCGCGTCGAATTGACAGCCGTTCGCGGTTCTTCTCCGCGCGAAGCGGGGACCGAGATGTTCGTCGCCCCAACCGTGCTTTGGGGCACAATCGGTGGTGGGCGGCTGGAGCAGATCGCCATCGAACGCGGCCGTGGCATGCTTGAAGACAACAAGCTCACGGAAACAATGGATGTGCCACTGGGCCCGGAAATCGGCCAATGCTGCGGCGGTCATGTAAGTCTGCGCTTGACCCGCATGCACACTCAAGACCGCCGGGAAGCCTTGCAGCGGATCCGGGCAGAAGAAAACGATCAGCAACATGTCTACATCATGGGTGCCGGGCATGTCGGACGGGCTCTTGCCAATGTGCTGCAGCATGCACCTGTGAAATGTGTTCTGGTCGATATGCGCCAGGAAGAATTGCAGAAGTGCGATGCTGCGGTCGAGAAGCGGCTGCGGGCGCTTCCAGAAGTGGATGTGTTCAACGCACCGCCGAACAGCGCATTTATCGTGCTAACACATGACCATGGGCTCGACTTTTTGCTGACGTCGGCAGCCCTTGAACTTGGTCATGCCGCTTATGTCGGCATGATCGGATCCGACACCAAACGCGCCAAGTTGCGTTCCTGGTGCTGGACCCATTGTAACGGTCTGACCATTGACCAGCTGACCTGTCCCATCGGGGCAACTGCCAGCCGGGACAAAAGGCCGGAAATCATCGCTTCATTTGTCGCTGCTGAGGTGTTGACCGCTCTGACCGCGGATCAGCAGGTCTCACGCAGCAGGGAGGAAGCTGCGCTGCTGGAAGCCGCGCAGTAAATCACAAGGCTCACTGCGCCTGAGGAGAGGCGAAGTGTGTCTTTTTGACGGAAAGGAGACCCGGTATGCGGGTTGGGAGCTTCGACTATAAATTGTTCTCAAGAGGCGATTTCAGCGCCTTTTGGGCGCTGTTCACCGACAACCTTGTCAATCTGATGGTGCTTGGTGGCATCTGTCAGTTTGTCTTCCAGATGCCGGCCGAGATCGTCTACGGACGCATCGTTCCGGGGGCAGCAGTAGCCATCCTGGCCGGTGTCGCGGTCTATGTGCTGCTGGCTCGGCGTGCCGCTGCCGAGCATGGCCGTGACGTTACTGCGCTGCCGTACGGTATCTCCACACCGGTGATGTTCGTCTATCTCTTCGGCGTGATTGGGCCGATCTATTGGTCGACAAACGATCCGGTTCTTGCGTGGCAGGTGGGCATCGGTGCCGGTTTCCTTGGCGGTATTGTTGCAGCTCTTGGCGCCATCATTGGGCCATGGCTGAAGAAGGTCACACCACGTGCTGGCATGCTCGGCACCTTGTGCGGCATTGCGCTTGTCTTCATCGGCACGGTTCCGCTGGCGACGGTTTTTGAAAATCCGTTCATCGGTTTTGCCTCGATGATCATCA
Proteins encoded:
- the xdhC gene encoding xanthine dehydrogenase accessory protein XdhC; amino-acid sequence: MTALSAQAAAFFDAESAIIRVELTAVRGSSPREAGTEMFVAPTVLWGTIGGGRLEQIAIERGRGMLEDNKLTETMDVPLGPEIGQCCGGHVSLRLTRMHTQDRREALQRIRAEENDQQHVYIMGAGHVGRALANVLQHAPVKCVLVDMRQEELQKCDAAVEKRLRALPEVDVFNAPPNSAFIVLTHDHGLDFLLTSAALELGHAAYVGMIGSDTKRAKLRSWCWTHCNGLTIDQLTCPIGATASRDKRPEIIASFVAAEVLTALTADQQVSRSREEAALLEAAQ